From a single Hymenobacter sp. YIM 151500-1 genomic region:
- the egtB gene encoding ergothioneine biosynthesis protein EgtB has protein sequence MSVLPSAPAAVAAAAPAVARYRAVRQQTEALCRPLLPEDTVVQPIIDVSPPKWHLAHTTWFFETMLLREFLPGYQVFHPDYAYLFNSYYNSLGSRVNRADRGTLSRPPLADVYAYRAYVDEQMEQLLALHDTLPAAFGSVFELGLQHEQQHQELLVTDIKYILSSSPLAPSFITEEAGIRNEELCTVNSSLPIINSSLSEASWLPVPGGVHRIGYEGAGFCFDNEQAPHDTYVADFELQNRLVTNAEYLEFMEAGGYQNFRYWLAEGWDLAQQQGWEAPLYWVHRPEAGGWLRFTHHGLVPVEPAAPVTHLSFYEADAYANWRGCRLPTEQEWEVAARHFGATPDGGNFLESNRLDPQALPPDAAPDQCHQLLGDCWEWTYSAYHPYPGYHRAAGPLGEYNGKFMVNQLVLRGGSCATPASHIRLTYRNFFHADKRWQFTGIRLAR, from the coding sequence ATGTCCGTTTTACCTTCTGCCCCGGCGGCGGTGGCCGCGGCCGCCCCTGCTGTGGCCCGCTACCGGGCCGTGCGCCAGCAAACCGAGGCCCTGTGCCGCCCCCTGCTGCCCGAAGACACCGTGGTGCAGCCCATCATCGACGTGAGCCCGCCCAAGTGGCACCTGGCCCACACCACCTGGTTTTTTGAAACCATGCTGCTACGGGAGTTTCTGCCGGGCTACCAGGTGTTTCACCCCGATTACGCCTACCTGTTCAACTCCTACTACAACTCCCTGGGCTCCCGCGTGAACCGCGCCGACCGGGGCACCCTCTCCCGCCCTCCGCTGGCCGACGTGTACGCCTACCGCGCCTACGTGGACGAGCAAATGGAGCAGCTGCTAGCCCTGCACGATACGCTGCCGGCGGCCTTTGGGAGTGTGTTTGAGCTGGGCCTGCAGCACGAGCAGCAGCACCAGGAGCTGCTCGTTACCGACATCAAGTACATCCTCAGCTCCAGCCCGCTGGCCCCTAGTTTTATTACTGAAGAAGCAGGAATTAGGAATGAGGAATTATGCACGGTCAATTCTTCATTACCAATTATTAATTCCTCATTAAGCGAAGCATCCTGGCTCCCGGTGCCGGGCGGGGTGCACCGCATCGGCTACGAGGGCGCCGGGTTCTGCTTCGACAATGAGCAGGCTCCTCACGACACCTACGTAGCTGATTTTGAGCTGCAAAACCGCCTGGTAACCAACGCCGAATACCTGGAGTTTATGGAAGCCGGCGGCTACCAGAACTTCCGGTACTGGCTGGCCGAAGGATGGGACCTGGCCCAGCAGCAGGGCTGGGAGGCGCCGCTGTACTGGGTGCATCGTCCCGAGGCCGGGGGCTGGCTGCGTTTTACCCACCACGGCCTGGTGCCCGTGGAGCCGGCCGCGCCCGTCACCCACCTCAGCTTCTACGAGGCCGATGCCTACGCCAACTGGCGGGGCTGCCGCCTGCCCACCGAGCAGGAATGGGAAGTTGCGGCCCGCCACTTCGGTGCCACCCCTGACGGCGGCAACTTCCTGGAAAGCAACCGCCTCGACCCGCAGGCCCTCCCCCCGGATGCCGCCCCCGACCAGTGCCACCAGCTGCTGGGCGACTGCTGGGAGTGGACGTATTCGGCCTACCACCCCTACCCCGGCTACCACCGCGCGGCTGGTCCTCTGGGCGAGTACAACGGCAAGTTTATGGTAAACCAGCTGGTGCTGCGCGGGGGCTCCTGCGCCACGCCGGCCAGCCACATCCGCCTCACCTACCGCAACTTCTTCCACGCCGACAAGCGCTGGCAGTTCACCGGCATCCGCCTGGCCCGGTAG
- a CDS encoding KGG domain-containing protein, giving the protein MNTKQNTAASSNQPVAKRPRGFAAMDPAQQRRIASEGGRASHQSGRGHRFTSEEARAAGRKGGQASRGRSNQGAAA; this is encoded by the coding sequence ATGAATACCAAACAAAACACCGCCGCCTCATCGAATCAACCTGTCGCCAAACGTCCCCGCGGCTTTGCCGCCATGGACCCCGCCCAGCAGCGCCGCATTGCCAGCGAAGGCGGGCGGGCCTCGCATCAGAGTGGCCGTGGCCACCGCTTTACCTCAGAAGAAGCCCGGGCTGCCGGCCGAAAGGGGGGCCAGGCCAGCCGCGGACGCAGCAATCAGGGCGCTGCTGCCTAA
- a CDS encoding o-succinylbenzoate synthase has product MLQLHYSRRVLRFNFPARTSRGALTEHTATYLHLTDPARPGRQGLGEAAPLAGLSPDHRPDFADTVAGFCREFNRRQLRELLPEEAATLVGPEWPALRFALETAVLDYQNGGQRQLYDNAFSRGEAGLPINGLVWMGDATFMREQIEKKLTEGYTCLKLKIGGLDFATELELLYEIRAVAGPERLTLRVDANGAFSPAEAPAKLAQLARYNLHSIEQPIAAGQWAALAEVCRHSPVPVALDEELIGVTDPARQAELLERTRPAYLILKPTLLGGLRASLDWLTAAETLGIGWWLTSALESNVGLSAISQFAGSYARPGFPQGLGTGQLYHNNLTAPLHIRHGHLHYDPHGPWELPE; this is encoded by the coding sequence ATGCTTCAGCTTCACTACTCGCGGCGCGTGTTGCGCTTCAACTTTCCGGCTCGCACCTCACGCGGGGCCCTCACCGAGCACACGGCCACCTACCTGCACCTCACCGACCCGGCCCGGCCCGGCCGGCAGGGCCTGGGCGAGGCCGCTCCGCTAGCCGGCCTCAGCCCCGACCACCGCCCCGATTTTGCCGATACGGTGGCCGGCTTCTGCCGCGAGTTCAACCGCCGCCAGCTGCGGGAGTTGCTGCCCGAGGAAGCCGCCACCCTGGTAGGCCCCGAGTGGCCCGCCCTGCGCTTCGCCCTCGAAACCGCCGTGCTCGACTACCAGAACGGCGGCCAGCGCCAGCTCTACGACAATGCCTTCAGCCGGGGCGAGGCCGGCCTGCCCATCAACGGCTTGGTGTGGATGGGCGACGCCACCTTCATGCGGGAGCAAATCGAGAAGAAGCTCACGGAAGGGTACACCTGCCTGAAGCTGAAAATCGGCGGCCTCGACTTCGCCACCGAGCTGGAATTGCTCTACGAAATCCGGGCCGTGGCCGGGCCCGAGCGCCTGACCCTGCGCGTAGATGCCAACGGCGCCTTTAGCCCCGCGGAGGCCCCGGCCAAGCTGGCCCAGCTGGCCCGCTACAACCTGCACTCCATCGAGCAGCCCATTGCGGCGGGGCAGTGGGCCGCCCTGGCCGAGGTGTGCCGCCACTCGCCCGTGCCCGTGGCCCTGGACGAGGAGCTGATTGGCGTCACCGACCCCGCCCGGCAGGCCGAGCTGCTGGAGCGTACCCGCCCGGCCTACCTGATTCTGAAGCCCACGCTGCTGGGCGGCCTGCGCGCCAGCCTCGACTGGCTCACGGCCGCCGAAACCCTGGGCATTGGCTGGTGGCTGACCTCGGCTCTGGAGTCGAACGTGGGCCTGAGTGCCATCAGTCAGTTTGCTGGCTCCTACGCCCGCCCCGGCTTTCCGCAGGGCCTGGGCACCGGCCAGCTCTACCACAACAACCTCACGGCACCCCTGCACATCCGCCACGGCCATCTGCACTACGACCCGCACGGCCCGTGGGAGCTGCCGGAGTGA
- a CDS encoding aspartyl protease family protein — protein MGRRLGIVLLFSGRVRVAGAVLLALWLGLLAAGPARAQTPPPAFRFERAGARQARVPFQIQRNLMVVEATINGQGPFNFMLDTGIGISLITDPALVRQLNLQGGAQFLVAGAGEEKPLVAQQITGVHVRLGKTEAPSMSFLALSDDVLNLSGYVGMPIHGLLGSDVFRSFVVQVQPEQEYVVLHDPARYRVPRGRRWTRLSLDLEGNKSYLTLPVQVNDTLTLPLKLVLDTGAGHALSLETTSDPRLRLPDLRLRTQLGRGLSGDINGYLGRVAALQLGRYRVALPLTSFPDAAAVAHRADVPRNGNLGFELLKRFEMVIDYSRNQLLLRPNRLYKDPFEHDMCGFDVLASGPHYRQYRVLRVQAGSPAEQAGLLPGDEILSINFLPAESLSLTQLSRLLHSQNGRQIFFIVRRATTGDLHTAVVRLKRQI, from the coding sequence ATGGGTCGCCGCTTAGGGATTGTACTGCTGTTTTCGGGCCGCGTACGAGTGGCGGGCGCGGTGCTGCTGGCACTCTGGCTGGGGCTGCTGGCGGCCGGCCCGGCCAGAGCCCAAACGCCGCCGCCCGCGTTTCGCTTCGAGCGGGCCGGGGCCCGGCAGGCGCGGGTGCCGTTCCAGATCCAGCGCAATCTGATGGTGGTGGAAGCCACGATCAACGGGCAGGGGCCATTCAACTTCATGCTCGACACGGGCATCGGCATTTCGCTGATTACCGACCCGGCCCTGGTGCGGCAGCTGAACTTGCAGGGCGGGGCGCAGTTTCTGGTGGCCGGAGCCGGGGAGGAAAAGCCGCTGGTAGCCCAGCAGATAACGGGCGTGCACGTGCGCCTGGGCAAGACCGAAGCGCCCAGCATGTCCTTCCTGGCTTTGTCCGACGACGTGCTGAACCTGTCCGGCTACGTGGGCATGCCCATTCACGGCCTCTTGGGCTCCGACGTGTTTCGCAGCTTTGTGGTGCAGGTGCAGCCCGAGCAGGAGTACGTGGTGCTGCACGACCCGGCCCGCTACCGGGTGCCCCGCGGCCGGCGCTGGACCCGCCTGTCCCTCGACCTGGAAGGCAATAAGTCCTACCTCACCCTGCCCGTGCAAGTCAACGACACGCTCACGCTGCCCCTGAAACTGGTGCTCGACACCGGCGCCGGCCACGCCCTGTCCTTGGAAACCACCTCCGACCCCCGCCTGCGCCTGCCCGACCTGCGCTTGCGCACCCAGCTGGGCCGCGGCCTCAGCGGCGACATCAACGGCTACCTGGGGCGGGTGGCGGCCTTGCAGCTGGGCCGCTACCGGGTGGCGCTGCCCCTCACGTCGTTCCCCGATGCCGCCGCCGTGGCCCACCGCGCCGACGTGCCCCGCAACGGCAACCTGGGCTTCGAGCTGCTGAAGCGGTTTGAAATGGTAATCGACTACTCGCGCAACCAGCTGCTGCTGCGGCCCAACCGGCTCTACAAAGACCCCTTCGAGCACGATATGTGCGGGTTCGACGTGCTGGCCAGCGGCCCCCACTACCGGCAGTACCGGGTGCTGCGCGTGCAGGCGGGCTCCCCGGCCGAGCAGGCGGGCCTGCTGCCCGGCGACGAAATCCTGAGCATTAATTTTCTGCCCGCCGAAAGCCTGTCGCTCACCCAGCTCAGCCGCCTGCTGCACTCCCAGAACGGCCGCCAAATCTTCTTCATCGTCCGCCGCGCCACCACCGGCGACCTGCACACCGCCGTCGTTCGGCTCAAGCGGCAGATATGA
- a CDS encoding lysophospholipid acyltransferase family protein, which translates to MPLASAPLSSAALPQPPPAIQANQHIYTDYFDEQFVETLDRNILRLLDRVWFRSRLVGFENYPQRNNPDRPLIFASNHSGMAFPWDAIVALSHMWRALPNQRDLPRPLSAPMLSQSVLMNPFLVRNFWKKAGCVDATTLNFETMMYYQDHNLMLYPEGVPGIGKGFNRKYQLQRLATSIVRLGIQHRTDIVPFYTINGEYLNPYTYSWDWVNRLSKKIGIPFIPMGPVLLLVLLQPWFFYMAFPAQLTFVLGSRIKPYELTPKTTAELTRDEYLALSEQVRQRMQQELDAAVQQHGQQPYRWRELWQRIKENWRYFPFFLPWAWPALFREFERQYVRNGCRDFDLDLRRPGAYWRMLWRNPFTLTFFIPVLGWIPIAIRGYKGHRIGKE; encoded by the coding sequence ATGCCGTTGGCTTCTGCTCCGTTGTCGTCTGCTGCGCTGCCCCAGCCGCCGCCCGCCATTCAGGCCAATCAGCACATTTACACCGACTACTTCGACGAGCAGTTTGTCGAGACGCTGGACCGCAACATCCTGCGCCTGCTCGACCGGGTGTGGTTTCGGTCGCGACTGGTGGGGTTCGAGAACTACCCCCAGCGCAACAACCCCGACCGGCCCCTCATCTTCGCCTCCAACCACTCGGGCATGGCCTTTCCCTGGGATGCCATCGTGGCCCTGTCGCACATGTGGCGGGCCCTGCCCAACCAGCGCGACCTGCCCCGCCCGCTCTCGGCGCCCATGCTCTCGCAGTCGGTGCTCATGAACCCTTTTCTGGTTCGGAACTTCTGGAAGAAAGCGGGCTGCGTGGATGCCACCACGCTCAACTTCGAGACGATGATGTACTACCAGGACCACAACCTGATGCTGTACCCGGAGGGCGTGCCGGGCATCGGGAAGGGGTTCAACCGCAAGTACCAGCTCCAGCGCCTGGCCACCAGCATCGTCCGCCTCGGCATCCAGCACCGCACCGACATCGTTCCCTTCTACACCATCAACGGCGAGTACCTCAATCCCTACACCTACAGCTGGGACTGGGTGAACCGCCTGAGCAAGAAAATCGGCATTCCCTTTATTCCCATGGGGCCGGTACTGCTGCTGGTGCTGCTACAGCCCTGGTTTTTCTACATGGCGTTTCCGGCCCAGCTTACCTTCGTGCTGGGCTCCCGCATCAAGCCCTACGAGCTGACCCCGAAAACCACCGCCGAGCTGACCCGCGACGAATACCTGGCCCTTTCGGAGCAGGTGCGCCAGCGTATGCAGCAGGAGCTGGACGCCGCCGTGCAGCAGCACGGGCAGCAGCCCTACCGCTGGCGCGAGCTGTGGCAGCGCATCAAGGAAAACTGGCGCTACTTCCCGTTTTTCCTGCCCTGGGCCTGGCCCGCGCTGTTTCGGGAGTTTGAGCGCCAGTACGTGCGAAACGGCTGCCGCGACTTCGACCTCGACCTGCGCCGCCCCGGCGCCTACTGGCGCATGCTCTGGCGCAACCCGTTTACCCTGACCTTCTTCATCCCCGTGCTAGGCTGGATTCCCATCGCCATCCGCGGCTACAAAGGCCACCGAATTGGGAAAGAGTAA
- a CDS encoding alpha/beta hydrolase, with product MPSLQHLLLKQFLTAATGPLARRRPRLPAMRLAVELLSFGQLMPWNVFLEDADVDGMPAEWVRPARAASGRVLLYLHGGGYVLGSLNTHRALVGTLAQRCGVQALAINYRKAPEYPFPAALDDALLAYEWLLRQGFAPASIIVAGDSAGGGLALALLLALRDAGRPLPAAAIGLSPWTDLALPTAVLRRVVQEESQVLEALEIRGWGPLYAADVPLSHPLVSPVRAALHSLPPLLIQVSDAEVLGDDVLAFVGKARAAGTPVTAQVFEGLVHWWHLFWRFLPEARLALDRVAHFTHTVWSETPVSAPATDSKKPQAA from the coding sequence ATGCCTTCCCTTCAGCATCTGCTGCTTAAGCAATTCCTGACGGCGGCTACCGGGCCGCTGGCCCGGCGCCGGCCGCGCCTGCCGGCCATGCGGCTGGCGGTTGAACTCCTGTCGTTTGGCCAGCTAATGCCCTGGAACGTGTTTCTGGAAGATGCCGACGTGGACGGGATGCCGGCCGAGTGGGTGCGCCCAGCCAGGGCCGCCTCCGGGCGGGTGCTGCTGTATCTGCACGGAGGCGGCTACGTGTTGGGCTCCCTCAATACCCACCGGGCCCTGGTGGGCACCCTGGCCCAGCGGTGCGGGGTGCAGGCCCTGGCCATCAACTACCGCAAGGCCCCCGAATACCCCTTTCCCGCCGCCCTCGACGATGCCCTGCTGGCTTATGAGTGGCTGCTGCGCCAGGGCTTCGCACCGGCAAGCATCATAGTGGCCGGCGACTCGGCCGGGGGCGGGCTGGCCCTGGCCCTGCTGCTGGCCCTGCGCGACGCGGGCCGGCCCCTGCCCGCCGCCGCCATCGGCCTCTCGCCCTGGACCGACCTGGCCCTGCCCACAGCGGTGCTGCGCCGGGTGGTGCAGGAAGAAAGCCAGGTGCTCGAAGCCCTCGAAATTCGTGGCTGGGGCCCACTGTACGCCGCCGACGTGCCCTTGTCGCACCCGCTGGTGTCGCCGGTGCGGGCGGCGCTGCACAGCCTGCCGCCGCTGCTGATTCAGGTGTCGGATGCCGAGGTGCTGGGCGACGACGTGCTGGCCTTTGTGGGCAAAGCCCGCGCGGCGGGCACTCCCGTAACCGCGCAGGTGTTTGAAGGGCTGGTGCACTGGTGGCACTTGTTCTGGCGCTTCCTGCCCGAGGCCCGCCTGGCCCTGGACCGCGTCGCGCACTTCACCCATACCGTGTGGTCTGAAACCCCCGTTTCGGCCCCGGCAACTGATTCCAAGAAGCCGCAGGCCGCCTAG
- a CDS encoding phasin family protein, which yields MEDLFKKFINAGVGFVSLTNDRVQSTINKLVQESKLSEQEGAKIMDELKKNTDAKRQELEKQFQGLTSRLMKTVGVAPNSDVEDLKRTVRQSKSSNSGAAGTSASKATGSASGAKKSSTSSAAGKSASSATSKAAGAVKKAADSTSAAAGKTQKSAAAKAGAAKKDAPKVEGNTTSAGSSDNGNS from the coding sequence ATGGAAGACCTGTTTAAGAAGTTCATTAATGCCGGCGTCGGGTTTGTATCGTTGACCAACGACCGGGTACAGAGCACCATCAACAAGCTGGTGCAGGAAAGCAAGCTGTCGGAGCAGGAAGGAGCCAAGATCATGGACGAGCTGAAAAAGAACACCGACGCCAAGCGTCAGGAGCTGGAAAAGCAGTTTCAGGGTCTGACCTCACGCCTGATGAAGACAGTGGGCGTAGCGCCCAACTCCGACGTGGAGGACCTGAAGCGCACCGTGCGCCAGTCGAAATCCTCGAACTCGGGTGCCGCCGGTACTTCTGCCTCGAAGGCCACGGGCTCGGCTTCGGGCGCTAAGAAAAGCAGCACTTCATCGGCGGCGGGCAAGTCGGCCAGCAGCGCCACCAGCAAGGCCGCCGGCGCCGTTAAGAAAGCCGCCGATAGCACCAGCGCCGCCGCTGGCAAAACGCAAAAGTCGGCCGCCGCTAAAGCTGGCGCTGCCAAGAAGGATGCCCCCAAAGTAGAGGGCAACACCACCTCGGCCGGCTCTTCGGACAACGGCAACTCGTAA
- a CDS encoding ABC1 kinase family protein — MFKNTISNLTRIRQVAEVLIRYGFEDVVTSTALRRLVPQSRRRSWQQGEQRVFETTRWQRIRMIIEELGPTFIKLAQALSNRADLLPQPLIDEFEKLQSNVPPFPVAVARQIIEQELGRPLTEVFSEFDEVPLGSASIGQVHRARLQSGELVVVKVQRPDVEEKVRTDLSLLHELVRLTAPFLRKQGLSNPQDIVDAFERSMTKELDYTSEARSMDQFRTLYAEHESFYIPRPYRELSTARVLVIEFVSGCKITDKAQLLEWGLSPETVAETGMDVYLTQIFEFGVFHADPHPGNVLVRPDGTLVLIDFGMVGRMTKQQKYAFAGVFIGMARQDARSMALSFRRLALTAEIPDMRAFEADLNQIIEDFTMLDVKEMSMSDLAERLQTVIYDYKLQVPGAVFLILRALVILEGIGKVLHPTFKTFEFVRPYGARIIAEQYSTENILSEAQYTGTQLLALLQTLPSDLRQIVRKISRGDMRVRVELSGYQLLMRKADALVSRSILAAVAVACIVFAGLSLQGTYDPAQMPVYRGLPVVTWYSLGVAAFLLLILFILGIKGDRRRGE; from the coding sequence ATGTTCAAGAATACCATCTCCAACCTCACCCGCATCCGGCAAGTGGCCGAGGTGTTGATTCGCTATGGTTTTGAGGACGTGGTGACCAGCACGGCCCTGCGGCGGCTGGTGCCGCAGAGCCGGCGCCGCTCCTGGCAGCAGGGCGAGCAGCGGGTGTTTGAAACGACGCGCTGGCAACGCATCCGCATGATTATCGAGGAGCTGGGCCCCACCTTCATCAAGCTGGCCCAGGCCCTGAGCAACCGCGCCGACCTGCTTCCGCAGCCGCTCATCGACGAGTTTGAGAAGCTGCAAAGCAATGTGCCGCCGTTTCCGGTGGCCGTGGCCCGCCAGATTATCGAGCAGGAGCTGGGCCGCCCGCTTACGGAAGTGTTCAGCGAGTTTGACGAGGTGCCGCTGGGCTCGGCCAGCATCGGGCAGGTGCACCGGGCCCGCCTGCAAAGCGGGGAGCTAGTGGTGGTGAAAGTGCAGCGCCCCGACGTGGAGGAAAAAGTGCGCACCGACCTAAGCCTTTTGCACGAGCTGGTGCGCCTCACGGCCCCGTTTCTGCGCAAGCAGGGCCTGAGCAACCCCCAGGACATCGTGGACGCCTTTGAGCGGAGCATGACCAAGGAGCTGGACTACACCTCGGAAGCCCGCAGTATGGACCAGTTCCGCACTCTCTACGCCGAGCACGAGTCGTTCTATATTCCGCGGCCCTATCGGGAGCTGAGCACGGCTAGGGTGCTGGTGATTGAGTTTGTGAGCGGCTGCAAAATCACCGACAAAGCCCAGCTGCTGGAGTGGGGCTTGAGCCCGGAAACCGTGGCCGAAACGGGCATGGATGTGTATCTGACGCAGATTTTCGAGTTTGGGGTCTTCCACGCTGACCCCCACCCCGGCAACGTGCTGGTGCGCCCCGACGGCACGCTCGTGCTCATCGACTTTGGCATGGTAGGGCGCATGACCAAGCAGCAGAAGTACGCCTTTGCGGGCGTGTTCATCGGCATGGCCCGGCAGGACGCCCGCAGCATGGCCCTGAGCTTCCGCCGCCTCGCCCTCACGGCCGAAATTCCCGACATGCGCGCCTTCGAGGCCGACCTGAACCAGATTATCGAAGACTTCACGATGCTGGACGTGAAGGAAATGAGCATGTCGGACTTGGCCGAGCGCCTGCAAACCGTCATCTACGACTACAAGCTGCAAGTGCCCGGCGCGGTGTTCCTGATTCTGCGGGCCCTAGTAATTCTGGAGGGCATCGGCAAGGTGCTGCACCCCACCTTCAAAACCTTTGAGTTTGTGCGGCCCTACGGGGCGCGCATCATCGCCGAGCAGTATTCCACCGAGAACATCCTCAGCGAAGCCCAGTACACCGGCACCCAGCTGCTGGCCCTGCTCCAGACCCTGCCGTCGGACCTGCGCCAGATTGTGCGCAAAATCTCGCGCGGCGACATGCGCGTGCGGGTGGAGCTGAGCGGCTACCAGCTGCTCATGCGCAAAGCCGACGCCCTGGTGAGCCGCAGCATCCTAGCGGCCGTGGCCGTGGCCTGCATCGTGTTTGCCGGCCTCAGCCTGCAAGGCACCTACGACCCTGCCCAGATGCCCGTCTACCGCGGCCTGCCCGTGGTGACCTGGTACAGCCTGGGCGTGGCGGCGTTTCTGCTCCTGATCCTGTTTATTCTGGGAATAAAGGGTGACAGACGGCGCGGGGAATAA